The genomic region TTCTCTACCACCTCGGGCTTGTCGAGGAGCCCGAGGGCGGGGAGGGTGAAGACCGCGCCGGACTGGGTGTAGGCGAAGGACGGCTCCTCCTTCTCGTCCTCCTTCTTGCGCTTCTTCTTCTCCTGCATGGCCGCCGAGAGCACGATCTCGGGGCGCGCCGGCTCGGCGGCGGGCGCGTTCGCGGCGGGCTCGGCGGCCGCCGCGGGCTCCTCGGCGGGCGCGGCGGCCTCGGCCGGCGCCACCACCACGAGCGGCCGCGCCTCGCAGGCGTCCTCCTTCTTCTTGCGGCGCGGCTTCTCCTTCGGCTCCTCTGGCGGGAGCGGCGCGGTGTTGAGCTCGCGCGCCCAGGCCGGATCGTCGTCGCCGGCGGGCCCCTCCTCCGCCGCGACCTCCACGGCGCCGGCGGCGAGCGCCACCGCGGCGCGGGCGCGGGCCTCCTCGTCGGCGGCCTCCTCCTCGGCCCGGCGGGCCTTCTCGGCCGCCTCGGCCTCCCGCAGCTCGGCCACGGCCTCGCGGTGGCGGTCCACCGCCTCGCGGGTCTGGTGGAACAGGAAGGCACCCAGGGCGCGCATCGCGCGGCCGACCGCGGCGGCGGCCGCGACCACGTCGAGGTCGGCGGCGAGGATGAGGGCCACCACCGCGCAGGCGCCCACCACGAGGGCGGTGCCGACGGCGCCGAAGAGCGCCTCGGCGTTGCGGCAGAGCACGCGGCCCACCGCGCCGCCGGCGGGGAAGCTCGCGAGCTCGGTCCGGCCGAGGAAGAGCTGGGCCAGGGTGGCGACGGCGAGGGTCAGCACCGCGTAGGCCGCCGCCGCCACCGCGGTGAGGCGGCGCGGCGCGTCGCGGAAGAGCCGGATGGCGCCGGTGCAGACGGCGATGGGCAGCACCAGGGCGGAGAAGCCGAGGACGCCGTAGAGCCCCAGCGCGGCGTAGTGGCCGACCTTGCCGCAGAGGTTGCCCGCCGGCGGGAGCCCCCGGTCGAGGAACAGGCGGTCCTGCGAGGAGAAGCTGACGAGCGCGAGGAACAGCGCGAGCCCCACCGTGAAGAGCAGGACCGCCGCGATGTCCTTCTTCATCCCGGTGCCGCGCGCCCCCTCGGCGCGCTCGCCCCGCTTCGCGGTGTCCTTCTCCTTGCGGCTCTTCCCCTTGCCCATCGCCCAACCCTTCCTGATGCGTGGCCTTTTTCGGATCCTGCGGCCAGCGATGCCAGATGGTATCGGGGGGTGGCCGAAAAGCCATTTTCCGGCCGGCCCGGCGAGGGGCGGCGACGGACGGGCCGGCGGGCCGGATCCCCCGTGATCCCGGCCACATCCCCGCCGGGCGCGAGCGGCGGATGGCCGTTATGAAACCTCGCATCGCCGCCGGGCTGAGGTATGAGGAGGGGGAGGCCCTCCGGCGAGAGTCCGGACGGCCCCACATCGACCCGACGCCCGCACGAGGAGCGCGCATGTCCGACAGGGGAATCACGACGCCTTCGCAGACCGAGGACGAGTACTTCGTCAAGGAAGACGCCGAGAAGAAGCGGCGGATCGCCCTCCAGGTGAAGCAGGAGACGGCCGCCGCCGAGCTGCAGCGGCTGAAGGACCTGCACTACATGCACTGCCCCAAGTGCGGCCTGAAGATGACCGAGGTGAAGTACGGGAAGGTGGACGTGGACGTCTGCTTCGCCTGCAACGGCATCTTCCTCGACCAGGGCGAGCTCGAGCAGATCGAGCGGGACCGCCACCCGGTCATGGGCGCCATCCTCAACTGGTTCAAGGCCGAGACCCACCACCCGGTGAAGTGAGGGAGCGCCCGATGTCGCTGTCACTCGAGGAGGTGCGCCGGGTCGCCTCCCTGGCCCGGCTGCGCCTTTCGGCGGAGGAGGAGCGGCTCTTCCAGGGCCAGCTCTCCGCCATCCTCGACCACGTGAAGCAGCTCGAGGCGCTCGACGTCTCGGCGGTCGAGCCGATGACGCACGCCCTCGCCCAGGGCGAGGTGGGGGCGCTGCGCCCCGACGAGCCCGCGCCGTCGCTCGACCCGGAGCTGGCGCTCGCCGCCGCCCCGGCGCGCGAGGGGACCGCCTTCCAGGTGCCGAGGATCATCGAGTGAGCGCCGCGGAGCTTCTCTCGGGATCGATCCAGGAGGCGGCGGCCGCCCTCGACGACCGGACCGTCTCCTCGCTCGAGCTCACCCAGGCGGCGCTCGCGCGCGTCGCCGAGACCGACGGGCGGCTCGGGGCCTTCCTCGCCGTCACGCCGGAGCGGGCCCTCGACGCCGCCCGCGCCTCCGACGCCCGCCGCGCCCGCGGCGACGCGCGCGGGCCGCTCGACGGCGTGCCGGTGGCGCTGAAGGACATCTTCCTCACCCAGGGCGTCCCCACCACCGCCGGCTCGCGCATCCTCGAGGGCTACGTCCCGCCCTACGACGCGACGGTGGTGGAGCGGCTCCAGGCCGCCGGCGCGGTCTCGCTCGGCAAGCTCAACATGGACGAGTTCGCCATGGGCTCGTCCAACGAGAACAGCGCCTACAAGCCCTGCCACAACCCCTGGGACCTCGCCCGCACGCCGGGCGGGAGCTCCGGCGGCAGCGCGGCGGCGGTCGCGGCGCGCCAGGTCTTCGGCACGCTCGGCACCGACACCGGCGGCTCCATCCGCGAGCCGGCCGCCTTCTGCGGCGTGGTGGGGGTGAAGCCGACCTACGGCCGCGTCTCGCGCTTCGGCGTCATCGCCTTCGCGAGCTCGCTCGACCAGCCGGGCCCGTTCGGCAAGACCGTCGCCGACGCGGCGCTCCTGCTCGGCGCCGTCGCCGGCCACGACCCCCGCGACGCCACCAGCAGCACCCGGCCGGTGGACGACTACCTCGCCGGCCTCGAGGGCGGCGCCGCCGGGCTGCGCGTCGGCGTGCCGCGCGAGTGGTTCCAGGAGGGGCTCGAGCCGGGCGTGGAGCGGGCCGTCCGCGGCGCGCTCGCCGCCTACGAGCGGCTCGGCGCGAAGCTCGTCGAGGTCTCGCTGCCCCACGCGAAGTACGCCGTGGCGGCCTACTACCTCATCGCGCCGGCCGAGGCCTCCTCCAACCTGGCCCGCTACGACGGCGTGCGCTACGGCCTGCGCGCCAAGGCCTCCGCGCTCAAGGAGATGTACGCCGAGACCCGCGAGCAGGGCTTCGGGCCGGAGCCGAAGCGGCGCATCATGCTCGGCACCTACGCGCTCAGCGCCGGCTACTACGACGCCTACTACCTGCGCGCCCAGAAGGTCCGCACGCTCATCCGGCGCGACTTCGACGAGGCCTTCGCGCGCTGCGACGTGGTGGCCGGCCCGGTGACGCCCACCGCGGCCTTCCGGCTCGGCGAGAAGGTGGACGACCCGCTGCAGATGTACCTCGCCGACATCTACACCATCCCCTGCAACCTGGCGGCGCTCCCCGGCCTCTCGCTCCCGTGCGGCCTGCACGAGGGGCAGGGGCTGCCGGTGGGGCTGCAGCTCGTCGGCCGCCCCTTCGACGAGGCGACGCTGCTCCGCGCCGCCCGCGCGCTGGAGCGCGAGCAGGGCCCGCTGCCCGCGCCGGCGGGGGTGTAGCCGAAGATGCCGCTCGACCGGCGCGCCCCGCGGCAGGTGGCGGTCTGGATCTGGACCGGCATGCTCTGCATGTCGGCGGCGTTCCTCGTCACCACCCTCACGCTGGCGGTGCCCCCGCGCGTCGCCGCCTGGGCCACCCCCTGGCTGTTCTGGGTCTCGGTGGCGGTGGCGGCCGCCGCGGTGGTGCTCTCTCGCCACCTGCCGCTCCGGATCACGCCGCGCCAGGCCGGCGGGCGGCCCGAGGTGGTCGCCACGGCGCGCCTGCTCGTCGGCTGGTCGCTCTGCGCCGGCGCGGGGGCCTTCGCGCTCCTGGCGCGCGTCGCCTCCGCGGACCCGCGGCTGGTGGGGGTGTTCGTCCTCTGCCAGTTCGGCGTCCTCACCCTCTACCCCAGCCCGAGCCGCTGGGCCCTCATGGCCGACCTGCCCGACGTTCCCATGGCCGGCCCGGGGCGAATGGTGCGATAGCGACATGCCCGTCTCCGACTTCGAGGTGGTGATGGGGCTGGAGGTGCACGCCCAGCTCCTCACCCGGACCAAGATCTTCTGCGGCTGCTCCACCGCCTTCGGCGCGGAGCCCAACCACCACGTCTGCCCGGTCTGCCTGGCGCTCCCGGGCGTGCTCCCGCGCCTCAACGCCGAGGTGGTGGAGTTCGCGGTGCGCACCGGGCTCGCGCTCGGCTGCGAGATCCAGCCCAAGAGCGTCTTCGCGCGGAAGAACTACTTCTACCCGGACCTGCCGAAGGGCTACCAGATCAGCCAGTACGAGCTGCCGGTCTGCCTCGGCGGCGGCGTGGACATCGAGGTGGACGGGGTCCCGAAGCGGATCCGGCTCACCCGCATCCACATGGAGGAGGACGCCGGCAAGAGCGTGCACGACGCGCTCGGCGGCTCGGCGGTGGACCTGAACCGCGCCGGCGTGCCGCTCCTCGAGATCGTCTCCGAGCCCGACCTGCGCTCGGTGGACGAGGCGGTCGCCTACCTCAAGGAGCTGCGCGCGATCCTCATGGCCCTCGGCGTGAACGACGGGAACCTCGAGGAGGGCTCGTTCCGCTGCGACGCCAACGTGAGCGTCCGGCCGCGCGGGCAGGCGGCGCTGGGGCAGCGCTGCGAGATCAAGAACATGAACTCCTTCCGCTATCTCAAGCAGGCGGTGGAGTACGAGGTGGCGCGGCAGGTGGAGCTCGTCGAGGCGGGCGGGAAGGTGGAGCAGGAGACCCGCCTCTTCGACCCGGACCGGGGCGAGACGCGGGCCATGCGCAGCAAGGAGGACGCGCACGACTACCGCTACTTCCCCGAGCCCGACCTCCCGCCGCTGCTCGTGGACGCCGCCTTCGTGGAGCGGGTGCGGGGGACGCTGCCGGAGCTGCCGCGCGCCCGCGCCGCCCGCTACCGCGAGGCGCTGCAGCTCTCGGCCTACGACGCCGGGGTGCTGGTGGCCGACGCCGGCGTGGCCGGCTTCTTCGACGCCGCCCTCGCGGCGTACGGCGGCGGGCCGGAGCGGGCCAAGAAGGTCGCCAACTGGGTGAACGGCGAGGTGGCCCGGCTCGCCAACGAGACCGGCCTCGCGCCGCGCGACTGGAAGCTCGCCCCCGCGGCGCTCGCCTCCCTGCTCCGGCTCCTCGACGCGGGCACGCTCGGCGGCCCCGGCGCCAAGCAGGTGCTGGAGGTGCTCTTCCGCGAGGGCGGCGACCCCGAGGCGGTGGTGAAGGAGAAGGGGCTCGCGCAGGTCTCCGACGAGGGGGCCATCGAGGCGGCGGTGGACGAGGTGCTGGCCGCGAGCCCGGTCGAGGTGGAGCGCTACCGGGGCGGGAACCGGAAGCTCATCGGCTTTTTCGTCGGGCAGGTGATGAAGCGCATGCGCGGCAAGGGCAACCCGGCGGTGGTGAACGCGCTCCTCGAGAAGAAGCTCGGGGGCGCCTGATGGCCTGGGCGGGCTGGGGCGCCGGTCCCGCCGGCGCCGGCTCGGCCGGCGGCCCGTCGCGCGCCTTCCTCTGGGCGCTCGCGGCGGTGGGCGCCGCCATCGCGGCGGCGCTCTGGAAGGACGGCCGGGCCTCCGGCGCCCTGTTCTCGGCCGCTGCGGCGGCCTACTTCGCCCTGCGCGCCTCGGGCGTGCTCGGGCCACGGAAGGACGACGAATGACCCCCCGCGAACCCTTGCGCCCGGTGGGCTACGACGACGCCGCCGACCGGGTGCGGCTCCTCGACCAGCGCAAGCTGCCGGCCGTGGAGACCTGGCTCGAGCTCGAGACGGCGGAGCAGGTGGCGGACGCCATCCGGACCCTCGCCGTCCGCGGCGCCCCGGCCATCGGCGTGGCGGCGGCCTACGGCGTGGCGGTCGAGGCCCGGCGCGGCGCCTCCCCGGAGCGGCTGCGCGAGGCCTCGCGGCTCATCGCCTCGGCCCGGCCCACCGCGGTGAACCTGGCCTGGGCGGTGGCGCGGATGTCCCGCCGGCTCGAGGCCGGGCCGGCGGCGCTCCTCGCCGAGGCGCACGCCATCCGGGACGAGGACGAGGCCTCCTGCCGCCGCATGGGCGCGCTCGGGGCGCCGCTCCTCCCGCGGGGCGCGCGGGTGCTCACCCACTGCAACGCCGGCGCGCTCGCCACCGCCGGCTACGGCACCGCCCTCGGCCTGGTGCGCGCCGCGGTGGAGGCGGGGAACCCCGTCACCGTCTTCGCCGACGAGACCCGCCCCTTCTTCCAGGGCGCGCGGCTCACCGCCTGGGAGCTGCAGCGCGACGGGATCCCGGTGAC from Anaeromyxobacter paludicola harbors:
- a CDS encoding TFIIB-type zinc ribbon-containing protein, encoding MSDRGITTPSQTEDEYFVKEDAEKKRRIALQVKQETAAAELQRLKDLHYMHCPKCGLKMTEVKYGKVDVDVCFACNGIFLDQGELEQIERDRHPVMGAILNWFKAETHHPVK
- the gatC gene encoding Asp-tRNA(Asn)/Glu-tRNA(Gln) amidotransferase subunit GatC; the encoded protein is MSLSLEEVRRVASLARLRLSAEEERLFQGQLSAILDHVKQLEALDVSAVEPMTHALAQGEVGALRPDEPAPSLDPELALAAAPAREGTAFQVPRIIE
- the gatA gene encoding Asp-tRNA(Asn)/Glu-tRNA(Gln) amidotransferase subunit GatA; amino-acid sequence: MQEAAAALDDRTVSSLELTQAALARVAETDGRLGAFLAVTPERALDAARASDARRARGDARGPLDGVPVALKDIFLTQGVPTTAGSRILEGYVPPYDATVVERLQAAGAVSLGKLNMDEFAMGSSNENSAYKPCHNPWDLARTPGGSSGGSAAAVAARQVFGTLGTDTGGSIREPAAFCGVVGVKPTYGRVSRFGVIAFASSLDQPGPFGKTVADAALLLGAVAGHDPRDATSSTRPVDDYLAGLEGGAAGLRVGVPREWFQEGLEPGVERAVRGALAAYERLGAKLVEVSLPHAKYAVAAYYLIAPAEASSNLARYDGVRYGLRAKASALKEMYAETREQGFGPEPKRRIMLGTYALSAGYYDAYYLRAQKVRTLIRRDFDEAFARCDVVAGPVTPTAAFRLGEKVDDPLQMYLADIYTIPCNLAALPGLSLPCGLHEGQGLPVGLQLVGRPFDEATLLRAARALEREQGPLPAPAGV
- the gatB gene encoding Asp-tRNA(Asn)/Glu-tRNA(Gln) amidotransferase subunit GatB; translated protein: MPVSDFEVVMGLEVHAQLLTRTKIFCGCSTAFGAEPNHHVCPVCLALPGVLPRLNAEVVEFAVRTGLALGCEIQPKSVFARKNYFYPDLPKGYQISQYELPVCLGGGVDIEVDGVPKRIRLTRIHMEEDAGKSVHDALGGSAVDLNRAGVPLLEIVSEPDLRSVDEAVAYLKELRAILMALGVNDGNLEEGSFRCDANVSVRPRGQAALGQRCEIKNMNSFRYLKQAVEYEVARQVELVEAGGKVEQETRLFDPDRGETRAMRSKEDAHDYRYFPEPDLPPLLVDAAFVERVRGTLPELPRARAARYREALQLSAYDAGVLVADAGVAGFFDAALAAYGGGPERAKKVANWVNGEVARLANETGLAPRDWKLAPAALASLLRLLDAGTLGGPGAKQVLEVLFREGGDPEAVVKEKGLAQVSDEGAIEAAVDEVLAASPVEVERYRGGNRKLIGFFVGQVMKRMRGKGNPAVVNALLEKKLGGA
- the mtnA gene encoding S-methyl-5-thioribose-1-phosphate isomerase, producing MTPREPLRPVGYDDAADRVRLLDQRKLPAVETWLELETAEQVADAIRTLAVRGAPAIGVAAAYGVAVEARRGASPERLREASRLIASARPTAVNLAWAVARMSRRLEAGPAALLAEAHAIRDEDEASCRRMGALGAPLLPRGARVLTHCNAGALATAGYGTALGLVRAAVEAGNPVTVFADETRPFFQGARLTAWELQRDGIPVTVLTDGMAGWLMQRGEISCVVVGSDRIAANGDVCNKIGTYALAVLARHHGLPFYVAAPWSTVDLATARGADIPIEERGADEVVRINGALIAPEGVPARYPAFDVTPAALVTAIVTERGVADGDLAAALRRLAGA